One stretch of Amycolatopsis tolypomycina DNA includes these proteins:
- a CDS encoding hemerythrin domain-containing protein — protein MAHHDEDVIELLQRQHREIRELFAALETADGDRRRELFHDLVRLLAVHETAEELVVHPEIRDLEPAAEPVVDARLGEEHRAKELLTTLQKMGPDADGFDTLLVQLRDDVLAHAEHEEREEFPLLRAHRPPERLRAMAATAKVAEAVGPTRPHPGVESAKANLLLGPPAAIMDRARDLIRGALGG, from the coding sequence ATGGCGCACCACGACGAAGACGTCATCGAGTTGCTGCAGCGGCAGCACCGGGAGATCCGCGAGCTGTTCGCCGCGCTGGAGACCGCCGACGGCGACCGGCGGCGGGAGCTGTTCCACGACCTCGTGCGGCTGCTGGCCGTGCACGAGACGGCGGAGGAACTGGTCGTGCACCCGGAGATCCGCGATCTGGAGCCCGCGGCCGAGCCCGTCGTCGACGCGCGGCTGGGCGAGGAGCACCGGGCCAAGGAACTGCTGACCACCCTGCAGAAGATGGGCCCGGACGCCGACGGCTTCGACACGCTGCTCGTCCAGCTGCGGGACGACGTGCTCGCGCACGCCGAGCACGAAGAGCGCGAGGAGTTCCCGCTGCTGCGGGCGCACCGCCCGCCGGAGCGGCTGCGCGCGATGGCCGCGACCGCCAAGGTCGCCGAAGCGGTCGGGCCGACCCGCCCGCACCCCGGCGTGGAGAGCGCGAAGGCCAACCTGCTGCTTGGCCCGCCCGCGGCGATCATGGACCGGGCCCGCGACCTCATCCGCGGCGCGCTGGGAGGCTGA
- a CDS encoding PfkB family carbohydrate kinase, translated as MFSEVVVAGQIARDLVIEVPDAPTAGSSAPVRHRQELLGGKGANQAVALGQLGVSVSLVGVVGRDRTGDTLLAQARADRIATSHVVRRAGTETALLVDVVDDHGRRRYLEHVPEGTLLTENDVFAASAPISAAASLIVQLQQPAPVALLAARLAHTAGTRVVLDGAPQDDALTSELLAPADVVRADGHEAELLTGKPVDDVAAAARAASELRRLGPSLVVLEVSGQGNLFAGPEGTWFVPDVETPVVDPTGAGDALVATLTAALTRRRPLETAASLAVAAAAATTGHAGGRPHLSRAELDRLQPRELETVRA; from the coding sequence ATGTTCAGCGAAGTCGTCGTCGCCGGGCAGATCGCCCGCGACCTGGTGATCGAGGTCCCGGACGCGCCCACGGCTGGCTCGTCGGCCCCGGTCCGGCACCGGCAGGAGCTGCTCGGCGGGAAGGGCGCCAACCAGGCCGTGGCGCTGGGCCAGCTCGGGGTGTCGGTGTCCCTCGTCGGGGTGGTCGGCCGGGACCGCACCGGCGACACGCTGCTCGCCCAGGCCCGGGCCGACCGGATCGCGACCTCGCACGTCGTCCGCCGGGCGGGCACCGAGACCGCGCTGCTCGTCGACGTCGTCGACGACCACGGCCGGCGCCGCTACCTGGAGCACGTCCCGGAGGGCACGCTGCTCACCGAGAACGACGTCTTCGCCGCGTCCGCGCCGATCTCGGCCGCCGCGTCGCTCATCGTGCAGCTGCAGCAGCCCGCGCCGGTGGCACTGCTCGCCGCCCGGCTGGCGCACACCGCCGGCACCCGGGTCGTGCTCGACGGCGCACCGCAGGACGACGCGCTGACCTCCGAGCTGCTCGCCCCCGCCGACGTCGTGCGCGCCGACGGCCACGAAGCCGAGCTGCTCACCGGAAAGCCGGTCGACGACGTCGCCGCGGCCGCCCGCGCCGCGTCGGAGCTCCGGCGGCTCGGACCGTCCCTGGTCGTGCTCGAGGTTTCCGGGCAGGGCAACCTGTTCGCCGGGCCGGAGGGCACCTGGTTCGTGCCGGACGTCGAGACCCCCGTCGTCGACCCCACCGGCGCCGGCGACGCGCTCGTCGCCACCCTGACCGCGGCATTGACCCGCCGCCGTCCGCTGGAGACGGCGGCGAGCCTGGCCGTCGCGGCCGCCGCGGCGACGACCGGGCACGCGGGCGGCCGCCCGCACCTGTCCCGCGCGGAACTCGACCGGCTGCAGCCCCGGGAGCTGGAGACCGTGCGGGCCTGA
- a CDS encoding glycoside hydrolase family 13 protein, giving the protein MDDWWRDAVVYEVYVRSFADADGDGTGDLAGLRGRLGYLAELGVDAVWTTPWYRSPMVDGGYDVEDHRAVDPLFGTDDDAVALITEAHRLGLRVVIDVVPNHTSDRHRWFRAALAAGPGSPERARYHFRPGRGDRPPNDWRSVFGGPAWTRAPDGEWYLHLFAPEQPDLNWDHPEVRADFEDVLRFWFERGVDGVRIDVAHGLLKDPEFPDLGVDDEGIVRPPDRSRHPHWDRDGVHEIYRSWRQVAAGFGADRVFVAEAWVDRPDRLARYVRPDELHTAFNFDFLRCAWDPAALREVIDGTLEALHAVGAPATWVLSNHDVVRHVTRFGGGRLGTRRARAALLLMLALPGGAYLYQGEELGLAEVEDLPEAVLADPTWERSGHTRRGRDGCRVPLPWSGTAPPFGFTGNGVPPWLPQPAGWRTRTAEAQAADPDSMLRLYRAALATRREHPALGDGTLTWSPAPEGVLWFRREPGFGCVVNLGEEPCELPGDARVLLASGLLDGGRVPPDTAVWLAGR; this is encoded by the coding sequence ATGGACGACTGGTGGCGCGATGCCGTGGTCTACGAGGTCTACGTCCGCAGCTTCGCCGACGCGGACGGCGACGGCACCGGCGATCTCGCCGGTCTCCGCGGCCGGCTCGGCTACCTGGCCGAACTCGGGGTCGACGCCGTCTGGACCACGCCGTGGTACCGCTCGCCGATGGTCGACGGCGGGTACGACGTCGAGGACCACCGGGCCGTCGACCCGCTGTTCGGCACCGACGACGACGCCGTCGCGCTGATCACCGAGGCGCACCGGCTCGGGCTGCGGGTCGTGATCGACGTCGTCCCCAACCACACCTCCGACCGGCACCGGTGGTTCCGCGCCGCGCTGGCGGCAGGTCCCGGCTCTCCCGAACGCGCGCGCTACCACTTCCGGCCCGGCCGCGGCGACCGGCCGCCGAACGACTGGCGCAGCGTCTTCGGCGGCCCCGCCTGGACGCGCGCGCCGGACGGCGAGTGGTACCTGCACCTGTTCGCCCCGGAGCAGCCGGACCTCAACTGGGACCACCCCGAGGTCCGCGCCGACTTCGAGGACGTGCTGCGGTTCTGGTTCGAGCGTGGGGTGGACGGCGTCCGCATCGACGTCGCCCACGGCCTGCTCAAGGATCCGGAGTTCCCCGACCTCGGCGTCGACGACGAAGGGATCGTGCGGCCGCCCGACCGCAGCCGCCACCCGCACTGGGACCGCGACGGCGTGCACGAGATCTACCGGTCGTGGCGCCAGGTCGCGGCCGGGTTCGGCGCGGACCGCGTGTTCGTCGCGGAGGCGTGGGTCGACCGCCCGGACCGGCTCGCCCGGTACGTCCGGCCGGACGAGCTGCACACGGCGTTCAACTTCGACTTCCTGCGCTGCGCCTGGGATCCCGCCGCGCTGCGCGAGGTGATCGACGGGACGCTGGAGGCGCTGCACGCGGTCGGCGCCCCGGCGACGTGGGTGCTGTCGAACCACGACGTGGTCCGGCACGTCACCCGCTTCGGCGGCGGCCGGCTCGGGACGCGCCGGGCCAGGGCGGCGCTGCTGCTGATGCTCGCGCTGCCCGGCGGCGCGTATCTGTACCAGGGCGAGGAACTGGGCCTGGCGGAGGTCGAGGACCTGCCCGAGGCGGTGCTCGCCGACCCGACGTGGGAGCGGTCCGGCCACACCCGCCGCGGCCGCGACGGCTGCCGGGTACCGCTGCCGTGGTCGGGGACGGCACCACCGTTCGGGTTCACCGGCAACGGCGTGCCACCGTGGCTCCCGCAGCCGGCCGGCTGGCGGACCCGGACCGCGGAGGCCCAGGCGGCCGACCCGGACTCGATGCTCAGGCTGTACCGCGCGGCGCTCGCGACCCGCCGGGAGCACCCGGCACTGGGGGACGGGACGCTGACGTGGTCGCCCGCGCCGGAGGGGGTGCTGTGGTTCCGGCGCGAGCCGGGGTTCGGCTGCGTGGTGAACCTGGGTGAGGAGCCGTGCGAGCTGCCGGGGGACGCGCGGGTGCTGCTGGCGAGCGGGCTGCTCGACGGGGGCAGGGTGCCGCCGGACACCGCGGTGTGGCTCGCGGGGAGGTGA
- a CDS encoding class I SAM-dependent methyltransferase, whose protein sequence is MTDAWEWDPSLYSGSAEYYARGRAAYPAELATAFAAELGLDGSGRLLDVGCGPGSLTLLLAGLFEEAVGLDADGAMLAEAARQAAGAGNCRWVHRRAEELPAGLGRFRLVTFAQSFHWFDRPRVAAAVREMLTPDGVCAHVHASTHESVHPAIAELVREYLGPVRRAGQGVLPDGTAGGEAEIYRAAGFHGPRRFEVPGRVVTRTVDEVVAGVFSLSSSAPHLFGTGRAGFEAALRRRLAPAETFTVRLREIAVDLWFTRGC, encoded by the coding sequence GTGACCGACGCGTGGGAATGGGACCCGTCCCTCTATTCGGGCAGCGCGGAGTACTACGCGCGGGGCCGAGCGGCGTACCCCGCCGAACTCGCCACGGCCTTCGCCGCCGAACTCGGGCTGGACGGATCGGGACGGCTGCTCGACGTCGGCTGCGGACCGGGATCGCTGACGCTGCTGCTGGCCGGGCTGTTCGAGGAGGCGGTGGGACTCGACGCCGACGGCGCCATGCTCGCCGAAGCGGCCCGGCAGGCGGCGGGCGCCGGGAACTGCCGCTGGGTGCACCGGCGCGCGGAGGAGCTGCCCGCCGGGCTGGGCCGCTTCCGGCTGGTGACGTTCGCGCAGTCGTTCCACTGGTTCGACCGGCCGCGCGTCGCGGCGGCGGTGCGGGAAATGCTGACGCCGGACGGCGTCTGCGCCCACGTGCACGCGTCGACGCACGAGAGCGTGCACCCGGCGATCGCGGAGCTGGTGCGCGAGTACCTCGGCCCGGTGCGGCGCGCGGGCCAGGGCGTGCTGCCGGACGGCACGGCGGGCGGCGAGGCGGAGATCTACCGGGCGGCGGGCTTCCACGGCCCGCGGCGGTTCGAGGTGCCGGGGCGCGTCGTGACGCGCACGGTCGACGAGGTCGTCGCGGGCGTGTTTTCGCTGTCGAGCTCGGCGCCGCACCTGTTCGGCACGGGGCGGGCCGGGTTCGAGGCGGCCCTGCGGCGGCGGCTGGCCCCGGCGGAGACGTTCACCGTGCGGTTGCGGGAGATCGCCGTCGACCTGTGGTTCACCAGGGGTTGTTGA
- the ligD gene encoding non-homologous end-joining DNA ligase translates to MAADPARKLRRYQQMRDFDRTAEPAGGAAGPDGHRFVVQRHRARRLHYDFRLELDGVLVSWAVPKGPTLDPKARRLAVHVEDHPIEYAGFEGVIPRGEYGGGDVIVWDRGVWRPVEADPARAIEAGTLHFDLEGEKLAGRFVLVRSGRGEKDQWFLLHKQDEHAQAGWDAEDHPHSVKSGRTNDEVAAAPDALWHGDRPAAEAEEHVGGWQAPTGDELAALDDLGAKGRWSVAGRELALTNLDKVLFPAASGGKPVTKRDLIRYYVTVGPVMLPYLAGRPLNTHRFPQGVTEPGFWQKEVPQHAPDWLTTWRNERAEAGESRRYVVADSVATLAWLANYGALELHAWTSRAADVDRPTWVLFDIDPGPETTFEEVLDLARLHRTALEHLGLTGRPKVTGQRGIQVWVPIAPHCTFEQTRTWAETVSKTIGRVLPDLVSWAWTKDKRRGRARLDYTQNVLNKTLVAPYSVRPRPGAPVSVPLEWDELDDPDLAPDRWTIRDVPDRLAERGDPFSVLLGLEQKLPGL, encoded by the coding sequence ATGGCAGCCGATCCGGCCCGCAAACTGCGGCGCTACCAGCAGATGCGCGACTTCGACCGCACCGCGGAGCCGGCCGGCGGCGCGGCCGGGCCGGACGGCCACCGGTTCGTGGTGCAGCGGCACCGGGCCCGCCGGCTGCACTACGACTTCCGCCTCGAGCTCGACGGCGTGCTGGTCAGCTGGGCGGTGCCGAAGGGGCCCACGCTGGACCCGAAGGCCCGCCGGCTGGCCGTGCACGTCGAAGATCACCCGATCGAGTACGCCGGCTTCGAAGGTGTCATCCCGCGCGGCGAATACGGCGGCGGCGACGTCATCGTCTGGGACCGCGGCGTGTGGCGGCCGGTCGAAGCCGACCCGGCACGCGCGATCGAGGCCGGGACACTGCACTTCGACCTCGAAGGCGAGAAGCTGGCCGGCCGGTTCGTCCTCGTGCGGAGCGGCCGCGGCGAAAAGGACCAGTGGTTCCTCCTGCACAAGCAGGACGAGCACGCCCAGGCCGGCTGGGACGCCGAGGACCACCCGCACTCGGTGAAGAGCGGCCGCACCAACGACGAGGTCGCGGCCGCCCCCGACGCGTTGTGGCACGGCGACCGACCCGCCGCGGAGGCGGAGGAACACGTCGGCGGCTGGCAGGCGCCGACGGGCGACGAACTGGCCGCCCTCGACGACCTGGGCGCCAAGGGCCGGTGGTCGGTGGCCGGCCGCGAACTCGCCCTGACCAACCTGGACAAGGTGCTCTTCCCGGCGGCGAGCGGCGGGAAGCCCGTCACCAAACGGGACCTGATCCGCTACTACGTCACCGTCGGGCCGGTCATGCTGCCGTACCTGGCCGGCCGCCCGCTCAACACCCACCGGTTCCCGCAGGGCGTCACCGAGCCGGGCTTCTGGCAGAAGGAAGTCCCGCAGCACGCGCCGGACTGGCTGACGACCTGGCGCAACGAACGCGCGGAGGCGGGGGAGAGCCGGCGGTACGTCGTCGCCGACAGCGTCGCCACGCTGGCCTGGCTGGCGAACTACGGCGCGCTGGAGCTGCACGCCTGGACCTCCCGGGCCGCCGACGTCGACCGGCCGACGTGGGTGCTGTTCGACATCGACCCCGGCCCGGAGACGACCTTCGAGGAGGTTCTCGACCTGGCGCGGCTGCACCGGACGGCGCTCGAGCACCTCGGCCTGACCGGCCGGCCCAAGGTGACCGGGCAGCGCGGGATCCAGGTGTGGGTGCCGATCGCCCCGCACTGCACCTTCGAGCAGACCCGCACGTGGGCGGAGACGGTGTCCAAGACGATCGGCCGGGTGCTGCCCGATCTGGTCAGCTGGGCCTGGACGAAGGACAAGCGCCGCGGCCGGGCCCGGCTCGACTACACGCAGAACGTGCTGAACAAGACCCTCGTCGCGCCCTACAGCGTCCGGCCCCGGCCCGGGGCGCCGGTCTCGGTGCCGCTGGAGTGGGACGAGCTCGACGACCCGGATCTCGCGCCGGACCGGTGGACGATCCGGGACGTGCCGGATCGCCTGGCCGAGCGCGGCGACCCGTTCTCCGTGCTGCTGGGCCTGGAACAGAAACTGCCGGGCCTGTAG